The DNA region GTCGCCTCGGCGACGTCTGCAAGCTCCTCGAACTCGTCCCAGAGGTCGGTCTGGTAGCGGCTGATGCGAATGCCGGCCTCCCATTCGGGCAGCGTGCCCGCCTCCTCGATCAGTTCGCGCAGGGGCTCGAACACGGGCTGGTCGAGGGAGAGATAGCTGTTGTCGACGAGGAGGAGCTTCCTGCGCCCGTTCGAGAGCGCCGTGAACAGCGGACCGAACGGCACGGTGCGGCCCTCGACGGTGACCACGACGCCGAGGTCGAACCAGTCGTTCTCCTCGGTCTCAACGGCGCTGACCGTGAGCACCGGCGCTTCGATGACCTCGCGATAGTCCGGCTGCTGACCGACGATGTCGACGTGCAGGTTCTCGACCCGCTCAAGCTCGGGGAGGATGCGCGCGCTGAACTCGGCCGCATCCAGTGCGCGCAGCACCACCGAGGCGCGCAGGCGCAGGCCGCCTGACGACGGGATGGCACTCGGGGTGGTCGCCGCCGCCGAGACCGGGTTGCCGAGGGCGAGGGATCCGGCTGCGTCATCGTGCAGGATCTGCTCGACGACTCCGACGACGGCACGCTCGGCGGCGGCGTCGTGGAACTCGGAGTCCGGAGCCGACAGCGGAGCCCGACGTCCGTCGGAGAGCGACCACTCCCAGAGCAGCCGGAGCACGTGGCCCGACTCGAAGCGCGCCGTGAGCACGAGCGTGGCTGGCTTCTGCGGCGGTGGCGTGAAGGTGGCGTCGCTGCTCACGACCCGCAGCGTGCGTGCGAGCGCGCTGTAGTGCGACTCGAGGAACTCGGCCACCTCGGGCTGCGGAACCCGAACCGGCCGCTGGCGCTCGACGACCGCGCGCTGCTCGGGGGTGACGGGTGATCCGAGCCTGGCGAGGGTGATCACGCCCTGCTCGAAGTCATAGTGGTAGACGCCGTGCGTGCCGATCAGCCGCACCTGGTCTGCCGGATGCGGAACACCGTCGATGAGCACGGAGGGAGTGAGCGTGAGGGCACCGTCGCCCGGTTCGGCGGTCCCGAAGCGGGCATCGAGCCCGATGGACGCAGAGCCGGCGACACGGATGGTGGGGGTCGGGCCGGATCCGACGAGCGGAATGCCCAGCCTGTCGGCATCCGTCAGCAGCGCCCAGAGCAGGCTGCTCTCGAAGTCGTCGAGCGAGATCCAGTCCGAACCGAAGTTGAGATAGCCGCCGTGCACCGGCCCCTTGAGCACGGAGAACTGGGCGAACCAGCGCGCCTTGACCGAGTCGAAGCCGCCGGCTCCCCCCTGGAAACCGACGTTCTGCCACGTGAGCGCACCCTTGATCCACCCGCCGCGGGCACCGAGCGTCACCGGGCGCACGGCGAGGCGCTCGACCGTCGTCGCATCTCCGGCGGTGGCGTCGCGCGGCGACTGCCAGCTGTCGCGTCGCCTGACCACCCGCTGGCGCAGTTCGAACTGCAGGGCCAGCGGGTTCTCGCTCGGCGCGCGGCGGGCGGCATCCGCGAATCCGGGCATCGAGCCGGGACCAGACGGTGCGCGGGTCTTCGCCGTGATGGCAGCGATGTCGCCGCGCCAGCCGTCGTCGGCCGGACCGGCTGCGCTTCGCTGCGACTCGACGACGGCCTTCGCTGCAGCGGCTGCCGCCTCGTTCGCGGCGAAGAGAGCGGCTGCGGCGTGCTTGCACGTGAAGCCGACCGGGCAGCTGCAGGTGCTGCCGAGGATCGTGGTGCGACCGGCGGACCCGATGTCGAGCGACACGGAGCACCGATAGGGCGTCGGATCGCTTCCCTGCACGGACGCCGTCAGCCGGTGCTGCGGCGCATCCCAGCTGAGCTCGCCGACGTTGCCGGCACGAGCGTAGTTGCGCCCCCGGCTGAGGGCGAGCGGGCCGACGAAACGCGCGATCGTGAGCTCTTCCACGCGGGGAAAGCTGTCGATGGCCATCAGACAATGCTCGCACGAACCACACGCCGGATGCACTCGGATCGGTTGGGGCGAATGGCCGGATGCCTCTCGCGCCGCCGGGCCGAGGGCGGGATGATGGTGGGCATCGATGAGGATGAACCAGGGAGGTTCCGCCATGACGACCCTCAACCCGTATCTGAGCTTTCGAGACACCGCCCGGGAGGCTCTGGAGTTCTACCAGTCCGTCTTCGGCGGGGAGCTCACGCTGAGCACCTACGAGGAGTTCCACGCCAGTGAGGACCCGGCCGAGTTGCACAAGATCATGCACGGTCAGCTCGAGTCCGGAGGCATGACGCTGATGGCCGCCGACACGCCGAACTCGATCGACCTGACCATCGGCGACAACGTGACCGTCTCGCTGAGCGGCCAGGACGAGGCGGAACTGCGCGGCTACTGGGCGGCGCTCTCCGAGGGGGCGACCATCACGATGCCGCTCGAGGTCGCGCCGTGGGGCGACGCCTTCGGCCAGCTCACCGATCGTTTCGGCACGCACTGGATGTTCAACATCGGTCTCGCCGCGGCGTAGGCGGGCCTCGCCGGCAGCACCGAGGGGCGCGGCACAGCGTCCTCCCAGCCCCGTGCAAGGCTGATGCCGCAGAGTAGAGCGGATGGCCACCCGGCCTCGGTGACCGCATCCAGGAGCAACTGTGCCAGCATCCGTCGTTCTCGACATCGTCGTGATCGTCCTGCTGATCGCGGCGGCCGTCTCCGGATGGCGCAACGGATTCCTCCGCAGCGTGTTCGCCGCCGTCGGCCTGGTGGTCGGCGGCATCGCCGCCTACCTTTTGCTGCCGGTGTTCACCACCTGGACCACATCACCCGGCTGGCGCATCGTGATCGTGCTCGGCGGCGGCATCCTGCTGCTCGTGCTCGGCCAGACCCTCGGCAGCATGATCGGTCGCCTGCTCAGCCGCGGCGTGCGCGTCATCAAACTCGGGCCGATCGATCGCGGAGCCGGCCTCGTCACCAGCACGGTCATCGTGGCACTCGTGCTCACGACTGTCGCCGGAGGCATCAGCGGCTTCGGCATCCCTCCAGTCACGCAGGCGATCGCGGGAAGTGCCACCCTCAGCTCCATCGACAGGCTCACGCCCGCCCCGGCGAAGTCGTTCCTCGCCGGTGTGCGCGCATCGACCGTGAACGACGCTCTGCCCTGGGTGCTCGAGACGATCGCGCCGCCGGCATCCGTGCCGCCGATCGCCGACCTCGACACGGCCTCCCCCGAACTCTCGGCCGCAGCCGCCTCGGTGGTGCGCGTGTCCGGGAACGCCTACCAGTGCGGCCAGAGCCTGACCGGCAGCGGCTTCGTCGTGAGCGACGACCGCGTCGTCACGAACGCCCACGTCGTCGCCGGCGTCGACGAGCCCGTGGTGGAGGCCCCCGGCGAACAGCCGCGCGCTGCAACCGTCGTGTACTTCGACCCGGCCGTCGACCTCGCCGTGCTGGAGGTCGACAACCTCGACGCCCCGCCCCTCCCGCTCGGAGACGTGCCGAGTGTCGGCTCTGCCGCGGCGGTGCAGGGCTACCCCTTCGGTGGTCCCTTCGTCTCGCTGCCCGCCACCGTCGCCGAGCTCTCGGCGATTCCGCGGGCGGATGCCGCCGGCCAACGCGAGGTCTACGCACTGTCGGCCGACATCAACCAGGGCAACTCGGGTGGGCCGCTCCTCAGCCCTGACGGCTCCGTGATCGGTGTGGTGTTCGCGAAGTCGGCCGCCATCGACGACGTGGGCTACGCGCTCGCGCTCAGCGAACTCCAGCCCGTGGCCGAGGCGGCTGCCGGCCTCAGCGACACGGTCTCGTCGGGGAGCTGCGCGGCCTGAGCCGGCCGCACGAGGTCACCCCAGGGCGCCGTAGACGGCGGCGGCGTAGGCGTCGGAACGCGGCGAGCCGATGATGCCGGGCGACATGCGGTTCATCACGTAGGCGAAGGTCAGGCGCCGCTCCGTGTCGGCGATCACGAGTGAGCCGCCCCATCCGCCCCAGAACGCGACCCGCCCCTCGGGGATGTTCGGAGTGCTCGCAGGGTTCGATACGGCGTAGCCCAGACCGAACCGGAGCGGCAGTCCGAGCACGAGGTCGATGTTGTCGGTGTGCTCGGCGAAGATGCGCTCGATGGTCTCGGCCGAGAGCAGCCGGATGCCGTCGACCTCCCCGCCCTGCGCCACGACGCTCTGGATGCGGGCGACGGAGCGTGCGTTCCCATGGCCGCCCGCCCCTCCGAGGCCGGCCGCGCGCCACTCCCGCGTCCACGTGAACGAGGCGTCGAGAGGCGGGCCGGTCAGAGTGCGGAACGCGATCGACTCGGGCGGGAGCCTGGTGACGTCGACGGTTCCGGGCGGTGGCACGACATTGCTCACCCTGTGGTCCTCGCTCGCGGGGAGGCCGAGGTGGAAGTCAGCGCCGAGTGGACCCGCGATCTCGCTCGCGACGAAGTCACCCAGGGTCGCGCCCGTGACCCGGCGCACCAGTTCGCCGAGCAGGTGGCCGTAGTTCAGGAGGTGGTAGCCCGACGCCGTTCCCGCCGGCCACCACGGAGCCTGCGCGGCGAGCCTGGCGGCAGACGCCTCGGAGTCGAGGATGTCGGCTCCGGTGATCGGCTGCTCCCAGGCCGGCACTCCCGAGGTGTGGGTGAGCACGTGGCGCACCAGCACCCCCTCCTTGCCG from Leifsonia sp. Root1293 includes:
- a CDS encoding DEAD/DEAH box helicase, translating into MAIDSFPRVEELTIARFVGPLALSRGRNYARAGNVGELSWDAPQHRLTASVQGSDPTPYRCSVSLDIGSAGRTTILGSTCSCPVGFTCKHAAAALFAANEAAAAAAKAVVESQRSAAGPADDGWRGDIAAITAKTRAPSGPGSMPGFADAARRAPSENPLALQFELRQRVVRRRDSWQSPRDATAGDATTVERLAVRPVTLGARGGWIKGALTWQNVGFQGGAGGFDSVKARWFAQFSVLKGPVHGGYLNFGSDWISLDDFESSLLWALLTDADRLGIPLVGSGPTPTIRVAGSASIGLDARFGTAEPGDGALTLTPSVLIDGVPHPADQVRLIGTHGVYHYDFEQGVITLARLGSPVTPEQRAVVERQRPVRVPQPEVAEFLESHYSALARTLRVVSSDATFTPPPQKPATLVLTARFESGHVLRLLWEWSLSDGRRAPLSAPDSEFHDAAAERAVVGVVEQILHDDAAGSLALGNPVSAAATTPSAIPSSGGLRLRASVVLRALDAAEFSARILPELERVENLHVDIVGQQPDYREVIEAPVLTVSAVETEENDWFDLGVVVTVEGRTVPFGPLFTALSNGRRKLLLVDNSYLSLDQPVFEPLRELIEEAGTLPEWEAGIRISRYQTDLWDEFEELADVAEATAAWRATVDGLRDLGAIEPIDAPAGLAIELRHYQLEGFRWLAFLHQHRLGGILADDMGLGKTAQTLALIAHAVESAANEAPPFLVVAPTSVLSNWATEAARFTPGLKVVTIDATQGKTGRRLADAAAGADIVLTTYAILRIDAEVFADLSWGGLVLDEAQFAKNHTSKVHQAARGISAPFRLAVTGTPMENNLMELWALFQIVAPGLFPSARLFTEQYRRPIEGDHNTERLAKLRRRIRPLMLRRSKELVAPELPPKQEQVLSIELDPRHRRIYDTHLQRERQKLLGLIEDLDRNRFIVFRSLTLLRMLSLDAALIDEEKYAGVPSAKLDALFEQLDDVVAEGHQALVFSQFTSFLQRAAARLDALGVPYAYLDGSTRSRGQVIERFRGGEAKVFLISLKAGGFGLNLTEADYVFLLDPWWNPASEAQAVDRAHRIGQDKTVMVYRMVASGTIEEKVMALKAKKAELVNSVMDDEALFSESLTADDIRGLLEA
- a CDS encoding VOC family protein encodes the protein MTTLNPYLSFRDTAREALEFYQSVFGGELTLSTYEEFHASEDPAELHKIMHGQLESGGMTLMAADTPNSIDLTIGDNVTVSLSGQDEAELRGYWAALSEGATITMPLEVAPWGDAFGQLTDRFGTHWMFNIGLAAA
- a CDS encoding MarP family serine protease yields the protein MPASVVLDIVVIVLLIAAAVSGWRNGFLRSVFAAVGLVVGGIAAYLLLPVFTTWTTSPGWRIVIVLGGGILLLVLGQTLGSMIGRLLSRGVRVIKLGPIDRGAGLVTSTVIVALVLTTVAGGISGFGIPPVTQAIAGSATLSSIDRLTPAPAKSFLAGVRASTVNDALPWVLETIAPPASVPPIADLDTASPELSAAAASVVRVSGNAYQCGQSLTGSGFVVSDDRVVTNAHVVAGVDEPVVEAPGEQPRAATVVYFDPAVDLAVLEVDNLDAPPLPLGDVPSVGSAAAVQGYPFGGPFVSLPATVAELSAIPRADAAGQREVYALSADINQGNSGGPLLSPDGSVIGVVFAKSAAIDDVGYALALSELQPVAEAAAGLSDTVSSGSCAA
- a CDS encoding serine hydrolase domain-containing protein; protein product: MTSSSPSTAPATDAVPAPIAPEAPIDGVVDPRFSALREEFESRLATGDELGASLAVVLDGRLVVDLWGGWADQERTVPWASDTITNVWSISKTVTALAVLMLIDRGVIDPDEPVATYWPEFAAAGKEGVLVRHVLTHTSGVPAWEQPITGADILDSEASAARLAAQAPWWPAGTASGYHLLNYGHLLGELVRRVTGATLGDFVASEIAGPLGADFHLGLPASEDHRVSNVVPPPGTVDVTRLPPESIAFRTLTGPPLDASFTWTREWRAAGLGGAGGHGNARSVARIQSVVAQGGEVDGIRLLSAETIERIFAEHTDNIDLVLGLPLRFGLGYAVSNPASTPNIPEGRVAFWGGWGGSLVIADTERRLTFAYVMNRMSPGIIGSPRSDAYAAAVYGALG